From the genome of Epinephelus lanceolatus isolate andai-2023 chromosome 23, ASM4190304v1, whole genome shotgun sequence, one region includes:
- the kics2 gene encoding KICSTOR subunit 2, with protein MTEVEELRPVPRERAILESFFTQLGMFSFDRAKDYVEKEKDSSKSAGAIWAALLAALAHLAAAEKAYHNMTFLGQKMGGQSFFSRKDSIRNIYTSLYNELRKVVTMGRHSQPGSASYLEDLLSHLSEQLCHFTQARMEMADLYEKMHSLGSQKSINSDELVTTLEAVLHKYSSKFHHPILGRVEEGFQTEVDVVTQLLRCQAQVSEWHFLPALLSLHGANSKLITWGQLFQRQKETRKHLFGGQSQKAVQPPHLYVWLQRFQAMLLAKFSFYFHEALSRQTAPADMRALTARTTPDYHGKICSFIRKHDASNVSLVFDNRGSESFQGHGYHHPHSYREAPKGVEQFPAVVSLPSGERPLTHWPNVIMMMGDRAAELNTLDKVVHFYDDKVQSTYYLTRPEPHFTLVVIFDGRKSEKDLHIAAFLQEICGSLRNSKPFSTLKPGSKG; from the exons ATGacggaggtggaggagctgcgGCCCGTGCCCCGGGAGCGGGCCATCCTGGAGAGCTTCTTCACGCAGCTCGGGATGTTTTCTTTCGACCGGGCGAAGGACTAcgtggagaaggagaaggacagCAGCAAGAGCGCCGGAGCCATCTGGGCCGCGCTGCTGGCCGCTCTGGCTCACCTGGCCGCCGCGGAGAAGGCGTATCACAACATGACATTCCTCGGACAGAAAATGG gcGGCCAGTCCTTCTTCAGCCGTAAGGACTCCATCAGAAACATCTACACCTCCCTGTACAACGAGCTCAGGAAGGTGGTGACCATGGGGCGTCACAGCCAGCCGGGCTCCGCCTCCTACCTGGAGGACCTGCTGTCGCACCTGTCGGAGCAGCTCTGCCACTTCACGCAGGCCCGCATGGAGATGGCCGACCTGTACGAGAAGATGCACTCGCTGGGCAGCCAGAAGAGCATCAACTCAGACGAGCTGGTCACCACGCTGGAGGCCGTCCTGCATAAATACAGCTCCAA GTTCCACCACCCGATCCTGGGCCGGGTGGAGGAGGGCTTCCAGACGGAGGTGGACGTGGTGACCCAGTTACTGCGCTGCCAGGCCCAGGTGTCCGAGTGGCATTTCCTTCCCGCTCTGCTCAGCCTGCACGGCGCCAACTCTAAGCTCATCACCTGGGGTCAGCTGTTCCAGCGGCAGAAAGAAACCCGCAAGCATCTGTTCGGAGGTCAGTCCCAGAAGGCCGTGCAGCCGCCGCACCTGTACGTGTGGCTGCAGCGCTTCCAGGCGATGCTCCTCGCAAAGTTCAGCTTCTACTTCCACGAAGCCCTGAGCCGGCAGACGGCCCCGGCTGACATGAGAGCGCTGACCGCGCGCACCACGCCGGACTACCACGGCAAGATCTGCTCCTTCATCCGCAAACACGACGCCAGCAACGTGTCGCTGGTGTTCGACAACCGCGGCTCAGAGAGCTTCCAGGGCCACGGCTACCACCACCCGCACTCGTACCGAGAAGCACCGAAGGGCGTGGAGCAGTTCCCCGCCGTGGTGTCCCTGCCGTCAGGAGAGCGGCCACTCACGCACTGGCCGAACGTCATCATGATGATGGGAGACCGCGCCGCCGAGCTCAACACTCTGGACAAGGTGGTGCACTTCTACGACGATAAAGTGCAGAGCACCTACTACCTGACGCGCCCCGAGCCGCACTTCACTCTGGTGGTCATCTTTGATGGCAGGAAGTCGGAGAAGGATCTGCACATTGCCGCCTTCCTGCAGGAGATCTGCGGCTCGCTGAGGAACTCTAAACCGTTCAGCACCCTGAAACCCGGCTCGAAGGGCTGA